In one Diabrotica virgifera virgifera chromosome 5, PGI_DIABVI_V3a genomic region, the following are encoded:
- the LOC114325099 gene encoding U3 small nucleolar RNA-associated protein 15 homolog, whose protein sequence is MPAFKKLNTKIYQKSGPVITPDYIYWKKLSVPVLVKEFGPIDYIDFSPIEPHHFAVTCSVRVQVYNPITKLVVKNLSRFRENAYGAVFRSDGKLILAGGEETNVKLFDVSSKSLLRLFKGHTAPVHRVHFLHGKPQISTFSDDKTVKIWDIPTEKNLFTYTGHTDYIRAGTTCAAVPDIVLSGGYDHKVKMFDTRTEKEVITVDHGSPVESLLFLPAGGIFLSAGGTEIKIWDSLAGGRLLGNISQHHKTITCLQLASDNKRLLSGSLDRHVKIYDVSTFKTVHTLDFPNAILSLGVSKTDDTLVAGLVDGLVSISRREDAKEEKKPTKKVSAYQFISNTHQPSVDAIVTEVKHDTERKFEHHLRKYEYSKALNSVLLPYVANKNPQNTVSLMQELIRRRALDRAFQGRDKKSLTQILRFFIRNITDSRFTRVLIDAANIFLDVYESSIDTLPPEVGKLFIELAGVLKQETELVNNLAAIQGMMSMLLASQVTNVAEETGSDKKGHNLVPSSDAQKNFVLTVS, encoded by the exons aTGCCTGCATTTAagaaattaaatacaaaaatctaccaaaaaagtggCCCTGTGATCACACCTGATTATATATACTGGAAAAAATTATCC GTTCCAGTTTTGGTAAAAGAATTTGGCCCCATAGATTACATAGATTTTTCTCCAATTGAGCCCCATCATTTTGCTGTGACATGTTCAGTGCGAGTACAAGTTTACAATCCAATTACCAAATTAGTTGTTAAAAATTTATCTAGGTTTAGAGAAAATGCTTATGGAGCAGTTTTTCGTTCTGATGGCAAATTAATATTAGCAGGAGGAGAAGAAACAAATGTTAAGCTGTTTGATGTATCGTCAAAGAGTTTATTAAG GTTATTCAAAGGACATACTGCCCCTGTACATAGAGTTCACTTCCTCCACGGTAAACCACAAATTTCGACATTCTCAGATGATAAAACAGTGAAAATATGGGACATTCCAACAGAGAAAAACTTATTCACCTACACAGGTCACACTGACTACATCAGAGCAGGAACGACTTGTGCTGCTGTTCCAGACATAGTTCTCTCTGGCGGATATGACCACAAAGTAAAAATGTTTGACACCAGGACAGAGAAGGAGGTAATCACAGTTGACCATGGAAGTCCAGTGGAGTCACTGCTCTTTCTACCTGCAGGTGGAATATTTTTGTCGGCTGGTGGAACAGAAATCAAAATTTGGGATAGTTTGGCTGGTGGAAGACTTCTGGGGAATATTTCGCAACATCATAAAACTATTACTTGTCTCCAGTTAGCTTCAGATAATAAGAGATTACTGTCTGGAAGTTTAGACAGGCACGTGAAAATATATGATGTTTCTACCTTTAAAACTGTGCATACATTAGATTTTCCTAATGCAATCTTAAGTTTAGGTGTTTCTAAAACTGATGACACTCTTGTTGCTGGGTTAGTGGATGGATTGGTGTCAATTAGTAGGAGGGAAGATGCAAAAGAAGAAAAGAAACCTACAAAAAAGGTTTCCGCTTATCAATTTATCAGCAATACACATCAGCCTTCTGTAGATGCCATAGTTACTGAAGTAAAGCATGACACAGAACGAAAGTTTGAACACCACCTAAGGAAATATGAGTATTCAAAGGCTTTGAATAGTGTGCTTCTACCATATGTAGCAAACAAGAATCCACAGAATACAGTATCCTTGATGCAAGAATTAATTCGTAGAAGAGCCTTAGATAGAGCTTTTCAGGGCAGGGATAAAAAATCATTAACACAAATCTTACGATTCTTTATTAGGAATATTACTGATAGCCGATTTACAAGAGTCCTCATAGATGCCGCCAATATTTTTCTTGATGTCTATGAAAGTAGTATCGATACATTACCACCTGAAGTCGGAAAACTTTTTATTGAGTTAGCTGGGGTTCTTAAACAAGAAACTGAATTGGTGAACAATTTGGCTGCTATACAAGGCATGATGAGCATGCTTTTAGCTAGTCAGGTTACAAATGTTGCTGAAGAAACTGGTAGTGATAAAAAAGGACATAATCTTGTACCTAGTAGTGATGCGCAAAAGAATTTTGTTTTAACAGTATCATGA